A window of Gloeocapsa sp. PCC 7428 contains these coding sequences:
- a CDS encoding transposase, with protein sequence MPVGKTPSCSNVSWGNFLTILKYKGDIYSCEIRYVNRFFPCSKRCFNCGYIKEDLTLATRE encoded by the coding sequence ATTCCTGTCGGGAAGACCCCAAGTTGCAGTAATGTATCCTGGGGAAACTTCCTCACAATATTGAAATATAAAGGGGATATCTACAGTTGTGAAATACGCTATGTAAATAGATTTTTCCCCTGTTCCAAAAGATGTTTTAACTGTGGCTACATCAAGGAGGATCTAACTCTTGCTACTCGTGAATAG
- a CDS encoding helix-turn-helix transcriptional regulator: MENRQYRLIELIESMLSSGWNQTSLSRAIGVSQPTIGRWLAGKNLPEPNSNNFKGLARATGGTAESLLLYLDSEVSLDEYLSSGTKYSRTPEQIKADILRLDPTEIAAVIAFSAEVLAKKFQYPNTDAVSQNLHSTDNKVPA, from the coding sequence GTGGAAAACCGCCAATACCGACTGATAGAGTTAATTGAGTCAATGTTGAGTTCCGGCTGGAACCAAACCAGCTTGAGTAGAGCGATTGGTGTGTCTCAGCCGACGATTGGGCGTTGGCTTGCTGGTAAAAATCTTCCAGAGCCAAACTCAAACAACTTCAAAGGACTGGCACGAGCAACTGGCGGCACGGCTGAATCGCTCTTACTCTACCTAGACAGCGAGGTTTCTCTCGACGAATACCTATCTAGTGGCACAAAATACAGCCGCACGCCCGAACAAATCAAAGCTGATATTCTTAGACTAGACCCAACAGAAATTGCTGCGGTAATAGCTTTCTCAGCCGAAGTCTTAGCTAAAAAGTTTCAATATCCCAACACTGATGCCGTAAGCCAGAACTTACATTCAACTGACAATAAGGTTCCAGCGTGA
- a CDS encoding ParB N-terminal domain-containing protein, which produces MREPKQELESIFHKLVPLDQLKPHPRNTSIYGDDEDVSDLVDLISCSGWIKPLVVTPSSIIISGHRRWKAAIKLGLETVPCVEREFPDELAELQALLLENASRQKTNEQKVREGKAWESIESELAKARKLATQNNNTARAEWKNFSTLVNDFGRVRDRIAQRVGLGSGVTYSKAAKVVELIDQSIDLDDCKQAAALRLILNEQSINAAYRVIRESVEKRQYVIDKIASGEVSVKCGIALLKSDRQLPSPSVAASTEADEQELSSSSGNRGKAASDRADNDNPYKSCWNCHWRGESIDNQTIYCYQHGTLNMVEKDGFQRALECEYWQEHTISHHKADFGKGDKPFVKYTVYLAAQLAEAVQQRAYSTNNLTIEKYIHSLILADLEKADSNANHDGAVIASGLANDSITTEQLVPQQGDAASELNRSETSSPILSPDRIAPLTTLHFSREQN; this is translated from the coding sequence GTGAGAGAACCAAAGCAGGAGTTAGAGTCAATATTTCATAAATTGGTTCCCCTGGATCAATTAAAGCCACACCCCCGCAACACTAGCATTTACGGCGATGATGAAGACGTTTCTGATTTGGTTGATTTGATATCTTGCAGTGGATGGATTAAACCTTTAGTTGTTACTCCTTCAAGTATTATCATCAGCGGTCATCGGCGTTGGAAAGCTGCAATAAAACTCGGCCTTGAAACTGTCCCCTGTGTAGAGAGAGAATTTCCGGACGAGTTGGCAGAACTACAAGCACTACTATTAGAGAATGCTAGCCGCCAGAAGACCAATGAGCAGAAAGTAAGAGAAGGCAAGGCTTGGGAAAGTATCGAGTCAGAGTTAGCTAAAGCGCGAAAATTAGCTACCCAAAACAACAATACGGCTAGAGCAGAGTGGAAAAATTTTTCCACTCTGGTAAATGACTTTGGCAGGGTTCGCGATCGCATTGCACAACGGGTAGGACTTGGATCGGGGGTGACTTACTCTAAAGCTGCCAAGGTAGTGGAGCTGATCGATCAATCAATAGATTTGGACGATTGCAAGCAGGCGGCAGCACTCCGTTTGATCCTCAACGAGCAGAGCATAAATGCTGCTTATAGAGTCATACGAGAATCAGTTGAGAAACGCCAATACGTCATAGATAAAATTGCTTCAGGGGAAGTGTCGGTCAAATGCGGGATTGCATTGCTTAAGTCCGATCGGCAACTTCCTAGTCCGAGTGTAGCAGCATCTACAGAAGCGGACGAGCAGGAGTTGTCTTCTTCGAGCGGTAATCGGGGCAAAGCAGCAAGCGATCGCGCAGACAATGACAACCCCTACAAGAGCTGCTGGAACTGTCATTGGAGGGGAGAATCTATTGATAACCAAACCATCTATTGCTACCAGCACGGCACTCTCAACATGGTAGAAAAAGATGGATTTCAACGAGCGCTTGAATGCGAATACTGGCAAGAGCATACCATCTCCCACCATAAAGCAGATTTTGGAAAAGGCGATAAACCGTTTGTTAAATATACCGTCTATCTTGCAGCCCAATTGGCAGAAGCTGTGCAACAAAGAGCTTATTCTACCAATAATTTAACTATTGAGAAGTATATTCACTCACTCATCCTAGCTGATCTAGAGAAGGCTGACTCCAACGCTAATCATGACGGAGCCGTAATAGCTTCTGGGCTAGCAAATGATTCTATAACAACCGAGCAACTCGTCCCCCAACAAGGTGACGCGGCTTCTGAATTGAATAGGAGCGAAACAAGCTCACCAATCTTATCCCCAGATCGAATAGCTCCGTTGACGACTTTGCATTTCTCAAGAGAGCAAAACTGA
- a CDS encoding helix-turn-helix domain-containing protein, which translates to MVRKSIPGSKPKQSATKGGTRRTRSTRQVAQKQDSKKQRQLTDRPQTSPDLFVNSATTSMASAMPIWGASSILTQRKDLPWSADPNGKLCYAKDVENGKGVVLFWVTEDLEHEYPATLAGAAALAVIDTFDIRAACMHLIYAAHATQLDRPWEQELVIDDRQIEAYLGLQKRTDKNRQQKLALIKEIAQQPCKITTYVSWPAQGKAKGFTVEEGRLWHLLGIRYHYQQDLFGNKELTGITFTVRAGLWAKYFLNDEGRRDISAYCLCGELSKALLEDIMSLWQHREGAARLMVWLLFKSKIDRQNHHVAQTLMEIAYGSQRIEAARQDSQLRKKLANSWDENLLALHDKGWQLYFHPETYPPQLRPPGFGRSNPSRPKGFFDQLLSAQLWIDPPESWKKDAIAPRRTSEPEIQPVGLPVQTKYTLTGAQIKARRKEKGWSQPKLSALSGLSQGLISLIENEKRSLTSENQEILERTFALNS; encoded by the coding sequence ATGGTGCGTAAAAGCATACCTGGCAGCAAGCCGAAGCAATCAGCTACTAAAGGTGGAACCCGCCGCACGCGCTCAACTCGGCAAGTGGCTCAGAAACAGGATAGCAAAAAGCAACGTCAACTTACAGATAGACCTCAAACTAGTCCCGATCTCTTTGTCAATTCAGCAACAACCAGTATGGCTTCAGCAATGCCAATTTGGGGAGCAAGTAGTATCCTGACGCAGAGGAAGGATTTACCTTGGAGCGCCGATCCCAATGGTAAGCTGTGCTACGCCAAAGATGTTGAAAATGGTAAGGGAGTAGTCCTGTTTTGGGTAACGGAAGACCTGGAACATGAATATCCAGCAACACTAGCAGGTGCTGCGGCTCTAGCTGTCATTGATACTTTTGACATTCGAGCAGCTTGTATGCACCTGATTTATGCTGCCCATGCTACGCAGTTGGATCGCCCTTGGGAACAGGAACTCGTCATAGACGATCGGCAAATCGAAGCTTATCTCGGTCTGCAAAAACGTACCGATAAAAACCGACAACAAAAGTTAGCACTAATTAAAGAAATCGCCCAACAACCTTGCAAAATTACAACTTATGTTTCCTGGCCCGCTCAAGGCAAAGCGAAAGGGTTTACTGTAGAGGAAGGTAGGCTTTGGCATTTATTAGGAATTCGTTACCACTATCAACAAGATTTATTTGGTAATAAAGAGCTAACAGGCATCACTTTTACTGTTCGAGCTGGGCTATGGGCAAAGTACTTTCTCAACGATGAAGGACGTAGAGATATTAGTGCTTACTGTCTGTGCGGCGAACTATCTAAAGCATTGCTGGAGGATATTATGAGCCTTTGGCAACATCGTGAAGGTGCCGCCCGATTGATGGTGTGGCTGCTCTTCAAATCTAAAATTGATCGGCAGAATCATCATGTAGCGCAGACTCTGATGGAAATTGCCTACGGCTCTCAAAGAATTGAAGCGGCAAGACAAGATAGCCAACTTCGTAAAAAACTTGCTAATAGTTGGGACGAGAACTTGTTAGCCCTGCACGACAAAGGTTGGCAACTTTACTTTCACCCAGAAACCTACCCTCCACAGTTGCGACCTCCTGGTTTTGGGCGCAGCAACCCGAGCAGACCGAAAGGATTCTTCGACCAACTTCTATCAGCACAGCTATGGATCGATCCTCCAGAAAGTTGGAAAAAAGATGCGATCGCTCCTAGACGAACTAGCGAACCTGAAATACAACCAGTAGGATTACCAGTCCAGACAAAATATACTCTCACTGGTGCCCAAATCAAAGCTCGTAGAAAGGAAAAAGGTTGGAGTCAGCCAAAATTATCCGCACTTAGCGGACTCAGCCAAGGCTTAATTTCTCTAATTGAGAACGAAAAGCGTTCCCTGACAAGTGAAAACCAAGAAATTTTGGAACGAACTTTTGCATTAAATTCTTGA
- a CDS encoding DUF3987 domain-containing protein produces the protein MFQESENQFVASQKPCIDRNQATAHLEALGYQPGHAVYIRAFLSKEDPRYAPNTGRKAERLNWEQVERWQAQGYGVYIVVNGGGHKDEDVKSCRAIFCEFDDRPIEDQINFWQNLGIPEPSLQIATRKSVHTYWVFDKPIAVEQWRELQTALLTYTGSDPALKNPSRVMRLAGSYHIKPGCEPVRCNIIHCGDKRYSYEELRAAIPLPKPPATKLPLLQPICGSTPQGQRYEDIRIPVLESVPLEACLSKESRLLLESGVNEGSRNVLGAKLARDLIGTANYLQTIGQHFNGNPQQMLEDYANRCTPPLPASEVDAIWKSAEKDRPGPSCQPEGVEACVKAWYWKQHVKPNRQQQATQKSHNQVSGRGFGHGNVGNTGKPPVTAVTLCDRIKEILSRHETESAVASALMDLATATGRTYNEINSLARIVRAEGELATEVIAAVQSFQGILTSCRKRLDIGRYLDKALADPLVSMAAAMPTAPEYLFNTFLASSASRIGTAARVVINPEGGYTQPCIFWTANVAHSGQAKTPPQQAILKPLEEMEAAAKEIHDIQMEDYENDKDAESKPPVRQRRLLNNVTTSTKIRIHDENPRGLLEYLDELVADYQRLNQYKSGKGDDLQLELSFWNGSGGNFDRHDARLFLGRVALSKTGTYQWDTLARLMADEVNFIASGYSSRFLYCSIVDAPARYLDLLSSRSANTLKQKLQELYGELEKLPQTDYLLSHEAKVLFQGWNHTLVNAEIEEVHFGLSLVYAKIESYTARIALWLHLVNAVLQGEQPLPVISGETMQYAIEIASFYLWQHKLIHAHNAPNRQLEGLFLKVQTQAEKFFTKCSKGVGASFLKTRINALKNWAVEKIRCSIFQPLAAAGHGRIEGEGSEMVYIPNTQSDANDKELVVVGGKLVASPIAENFTSTNLQTLIDEIDGQDAHITSQQPSEAITQEGNAYASPHRTVASTGDTPTRHCPHQFTNSTTQSFANTCTLAVGEIANSSPIAPIALLQTELPQQIPTARELAAKVLGCATWVELAQQVRSAKKLMQAASCMSSQQRDRVVNLLTTHLCSAPDALSQLAWIPEKLRDVVLKQLSFTIRQLRKSAESLELYWEYFSNCQFVSVTIQETGQQRWNFQTPDGNTISVFDLKVIEAISLA, from the coding sequence ATGTTCCAGGAGTCCGAAAATCAGTTCGTCGCATCACAAAAACCTTGCATTGATCGCAACCAAGCAACTGCTCATCTAGAAGCACTGGGTTATCAACCAGGGCATGCAGTTTACATCAGAGCATTTTTATCGAAGGAAGATCCCCGCTATGCTCCCAACACTGGACGTAAAGCCGAGCGCTTGAACTGGGAGCAAGTAGAACGTTGGCAAGCACAAGGATATGGCGTTTACATCGTGGTGAATGGTGGGGGACATAAAGACGAAGACGTCAAGTCCTGCCGTGCGATCTTCTGTGAATTTGACGATCGCCCCATTGAAGATCAAATTAATTTTTGGCAAAACTTGGGGATACCGGAACCTTCATTACAAATTGCTACCCGCAAGTCAGTCCACACATATTGGGTATTTGACAAACCGATCGCCGTGGAACAATGGCGAGAATTGCAAACGGCTCTCCTCACCTATACTGGTTCCGACCCAGCATTGAAAAATCCCAGTCGAGTGATGAGACTGGCTGGTTCTTACCATATTAAACCTGGGTGCGAACCAGTACGCTGCAACATCATTCACTGTGGAGACAAGCGTTATAGCTACGAGGAGCTACGCGCTGCTATTCCACTACCAAAACCGCCAGCGACTAAACTGCCACTGTTGCAACCGATTTGTGGATCTACACCTCAAGGACAACGCTATGAAGATATTCGGATTCCAGTTCTTGAATCAGTCCCCCTAGAAGCGTGCCTTTCCAAGGAATCTCGCCTACTACTTGAATCTGGAGTAAATGAAGGCAGCCGCAACGTATTGGGAGCTAAATTAGCCCGCGACCTCATCGGTACTGCTAATTATCTTCAAACTATCGGGCAGCATTTTAACGGCAACCCCCAGCAAATGCTGGAAGACTACGCTAACCGCTGCACCCCACCCTTACCTGCTTCTGAGGTAGATGCGATCTGGAAGTCAGCCGAAAAAGACCGCCCTGGTCCGAGCTGTCAACCAGAAGGAGTAGAGGCTTGTGTTAAAGCATGGTACTGGAAGCAGCACGTCAAACCAAATCGACAGCAGCAAGCTACCCAGAAAAGTCATAATCAGGTTTCTGGAAGAGGATTTGGTCATGGCAACGTTGGCAATACTGGGAAACCACCCGTTACTGCTGTAACTTTGTGCGATCGCATTAAAGAAATTCTCTCGCGGCACGAAACTGAATCAGCAGTTGCCAGCGCCTTGATGGACTTAGCTACTGCTACCGGACGGACGTATAACGAGATTAACTCTCTAGCTAGGATTGTTCGGGCTGAAGGCGAACTAGCCACCGAAGTCATTGCGGCAGTCCAGTCTTTTCAAGGAATACTCACCAGTTGTCGCAAGCGATTGGATATCGGGCGCTATTTGGACAAGGCATTAGCCGATCCGCTAGTGTCTATGGCAGCAGCGATGCCCACCGCACCAGAGTACCTATTTAACACTTTTCTTGCCTCTAGTGCCTCGCGCATCGGCACGGCAGCAAGGGTTGTCATTAATCCAGAAGGTGGCTACACGCAACCCTGTATTTTCTGGACGGCTAACGTCGCCCACAGCGGTCAAGCCAAAACTCCACCCCAACAGGCAATCCTCAAGCCGCTAGAGGAAATGGAAGCAGCAGCCAAAGAAATCCACGACATTCAAATGGAGGACTACGAAAATGACAAGGATGCTGAAAGCAAACCACCAGTGCGACAGCGGCGGTTGCTGAATAACGTCACCACTTCCACCAAAATTCGCATTCATGACGAAAATCCACGCGGCTTGCTGGAATATCTGGACGAGTTAGTAGCAGACTACCAACGCTTAAACCAGTATAAGAGCGGTAAGGGCGATGACTTGCAACTAGAACTATCGTTTTGGAATGGTTCTGGCGGTAATTTCGACCGTCACGATGCGCGGCTATTTTTAGGTCGCGTTGCTTTGAGCAAGACGGGAACGTACCAATGGGATACGTTGGCGCGGTTAATGGCAGACGAAGTTAACTTCATTGCCAGCGGTTACTCGTCTCGGTTTCTCTACTGCTCGATTGTCGATGCACCAGCTAGGTATCTCGATCTATTGTCTTCTCGCTCTGCCAATACTCTCAAACAGAAGTTGCAGGAGTTGTATGGGGAATTAGAAAAACTGCCCCAAACCGACTACCTACTCTCCCACGAAGCTAAAGTGCTGTTCCAGGGGTGGAACCATACTTTGGTTAATGCTGAGATTGAGGAAGTGCATTTTGGGCTGTCGCTAGTATACGCCAAGATTGAGTCTTACACTGCCCGCATTGCTTTGTGGTTGCATCTAGTTAATGCCGTGCTACAAGGCGAACAGCCGCTGCCAGTTATTAGTGGCGAGACAATGCAATACGCAATTGAAATTGCCTCGTTCTATCTATGGCAGCACAAGCTGATTCATGCACACAACGCACCTAACCGCCAGCTAGAGGGGCTTTTTCTCAAGGTACAAACTCAAGCAGAGAAGTTTTTTACTAAGTGTAGCAAGGGTGTAGGGGCATCGTTCCTCAAGACGCGGATCAATGCCCTAAAAAACTGGGCAGTAGAAAAAATTCGCTGCTCAATTTTTCAGCCGTTAGCAGCAGCAGGTCACGGTCGGATTGAAGGTGAAGGCAGCGAGATGGTCTACATCCCCAACACTCAATCAGATGCCAATGATAAAGAATTGGTGGTTGTTGGTGGTAAGTTGGTGGCATCACCAATCGCTGAAAACTTTACTAGTACTAACTTACAAACACTAATTGATGAAATTGATGGACAAGATGCCCATATTACTTCTCAGCAGCCGAGTGAAGCAATAACTCAAGAGGGCAACGCTTACGCCTCTCCCCACCGGACAGTTGCCTCAACGGGGGACACCCCCACACGGCACTGTCCTCACCAATTCACCAATTCAACTACCCAAAGCTTTGCTAATACTTGCACTCTTGCAGTTGGTGAGATCGCCAATTCATCACCAATCGCACCAATTGCACTCCTTCAAACAGAGTTGCCACAGCAAATACCAACTGCACGAGAATTGGCAGCAAAAGTGTTGGGCTGTGCCACCTGGGTAGAGTTGGCACAACAGGTACGCAGTGCCAAAAAGCTGATGCAGGCTGCTAGTTGCATGAGTTCGCAGCAACGCGATCGCGTTGTTAACTTGTTAACCACACATTTGTGTTCTGCTCCCGATGCG